The following proteins are co-located in the Manihot esculenta cultivar AM560-2 chromosome 9, M.esculenta_v8, whole genome shotgun sequence genome:
- the LOC110622829 gene encoding calcium-dependent protein kinase 32, with translation MGNCCLTPSRAVNHDNKKNKKKQNPFAVDYGHSNGVQHKLTVLKDPTGREIEQRYELGRELGRGEFGVTYLCTDKETGDNFACKSISKKKLRTAVDIEDVRREVQIMRHLPKHPNIVSLKDTYEDDNAVHLVMELCEGGELFDRIVARGHYTERAAAAVTKTIVEVVQMCHKHGVMHRDLKPENFLFANKKETAALKAIDFGLSVFFKPGEKFNEIVGSPYYMAPEVLKRNYGPEVDVWSAGVILYILLCGVPPFWAETEQGVAQAIIRSVLDFKRDPWPKVSDNAKDLVKKMLNPDPKRRLTAQQVLDHPWLQNAKKAPNVSLGETVKARLKQFSVMNKLKKRALRVIAEHLPVEEVAGIKEGFQVIDTSNKGKVNIDELRIGLQKLGHQITETDLQMLMEAGDVDRDGHLDYGEFVTISVHLRKMGNDEHLRKAFEFFDKNQSGYIEIEELRDALADEVDQNSEEIINAIIHDVDTDKDGRISYDEFATMMKAGTDWRKASRQYSRERFNSLSLKLMKDGSLQLNNEAR, from the exons ATGGGTAATTGCTGTTTGACCCCGTCAAGAGCTGTAAATCACGATAATaagaagaacaagaagaaaCAAAATCCGTTTGCTGTCGATTATGGTCACAGCAATGGAGTCCAGCACAAACTCACCGTCTTAAAAGACCCAACAGGGCGAGAAATCGAGCAAAGATATGAGCTAGGCCGAGAGCTCGGTAGAGGTGAATTTGGAGTCACGTATTTGTGTACGGACAAGGAGACTGGAGACAATTTTGCCTGCAAATCAATCTCTAAGAAGAAGCTGAGAACAGCAGTAGATATCGAAGATGTGAGGAGAGAAGTACAGATCATGAGGCATTTGCCTAAGCATCCTAATATTGTGAGTTTGAAGGACACATATGAGGATGATAACGCAGTGCATCTGGTGATGGAGCTGTGCGAGGGTGGCGAGTTGTTTGATAGAATCGTGGCTAGAGGGCATTACACCGAGAGAGCTGCTGCTGCTGTTACAAAGACCATTGTGGAAGTTGTTCAG ATGTGCCATAAGCATGGAGTGATGCATCGGGATCTAAAACCTGAGAACTTTTTGTTTGCAAACAAGAAGGAGACTGCAGCTTTGAAGGCAATTGATTTTGGATTGTCAGTGTTTTTCAAACCCG GTGAAAAATTCAATGAAATTGTTGGAAGTCCATACTACATGGCTCCTGAGGTGTTAAAGAGGAATTACGGCCCAGAAGTAGATGTCTGGAGTGCAGGTGTCATACTTTACATCTTACTTTGTGGTGTCCCACCTTTCTGGGCAG AAACTGAACAGGGGGTTGCACAGGCAATCATTAGGTCTGTTCTAGATTTTAAAAGGGATCCTTGGCCAAAGGTTTCTGATAATGCCAAAGACCTCGTGAAGAAGATGCTTAATCCTGACCCAAAGCGTCGGCTTACAGCACAACAAGTGCTAG ATCATCCTTGGTTGCAGAATGCAAAGAAGGCGCCTAATGTTTCATTGGGTGAAACAGTGAAAGCAAGGCTCAAGCAATTCTCTGTAATGAACAAACTCAAGAAAAGAGCTCTTAGG GTAATAGCTGAGCATTTGCCAGTAGAGGAAGTTGCTGGCATAAAGGAGGGCTTCCAAGTGATTGATACAAGCAATAAAGGCAAAGTTAACATTGATGAGCTAAGAATTGGGTTGCAGAAACTAGGTCATCAGATCACTGAAACTGATCTTCAAATGCTAATGGAAGCT gGTGATGTAGATCGTGATGGGCATCTGGACTATGGGGAGTTTGTGACCATTTCTGTTCATCTAAGAAAGATGGGCAACGATGAACACCTTCGCAAAGCCTTTGAATTCTTTGATAAAAACCAAAGTGGGTATATAGAAATCGAAGAGCTAAGAGATGCCTTGGCTGATGAAGTAGATCAAAACAGCGAAGAGATCATTAATGCTATCATTCATGATGTGGACACAGATAAG GATGGAAGAATAAGTTACGATGAGTTTGCCACAATGATGAAAGCTGGTACAGATTGGAGAAAAGCATCAAGGCAGTATTCACGCGAGCGGTTCAATAGTCTGAGCCTCAAGTTAATGAAGGATGGCTCATTACAGCTGAACAATGAGGCCAGATAA